One Parageobacillus sp. KH3-4 genomic region harbors:
- the cobA gene encoding uroporphyrinogen-III C-methyltransferase: protein MTACGKVYIVGAGPGDEKLITVYGLECIRNADVIIYDRLINQNLLKYAKSGAELIYCGKEPGKHERIQEQIHEWLVEKAKQGKIVTRLKGGDPCVFGRAGEEAEVLARHGIPFEIVPGVTAGIAAPAYAGIPVTHRKYAASFTIVTGHGRPEKGEDRLHWEGLAKGSDTIVFYMGVGNLPYICRKLIEHGKPVHTPVAVIEWGTTERQRTAVGTLQMISDIVKNAGLSHPAVIVVGEVVRLRETIQWFAEMERGDAIATT from the coding sequence ATGACAGCGTGCGGAAAAGTATATATCGTCGGCGCCGGCCCCGGTGACGAAAAGCTGATTACTGTCTATGGGTTGGAGTGCATTCGAAACGCCGATGTTATTATTTACGACCGATTGATTAACCAAAATTTATTGAAATACGCCAAAAGCGGCGCCGAGCTCATTTATTGTGGAAAAGAACCGGGAAAGCATGAGCGCATTCAAGAACAAATTCATGAATGGTTGGTCGAAAAAGCGAAACAAGGAAAGATTGTCACTCGGCTAAAAGGCGGGGATCCTTGCGTATTCGGACGTGCCGGGGAAGAAGCGGAAGTGCTCGCGCGACACGGCATTCCGTTTGAAATCGTTCCTGGCGTGACGGCAGGAATTGCGGCGCCGGCATATGCCGGCATTCCAGTCACGCACCGAAAATATGCCGCTTCCTTTACCATTGTGACCGGCCACGGCCGCCCGGAAAAAGGCGAAGACCGCCTTCATTGGGAAGGATTGGCGAAAGGAAGCGATACGATTGTGTTTTATATGGGTGTTGGCAATTTGCCGTATATTTGCCGAAAACTGATCGAACATGGAAAACCGGTGCATACCCCTGTAGCGGTGATCGAGTGGGGGACGACGGAGCGGCAGCGGACGGCTGTCGGCACGCTGCAGATGATTTCCGATATCGTCAAAAACGCCGGTCTTTCTCACCCAGCGGTGATCGTTGTCGGGGAGGTCGTACGCCTGCGGGAAACAATTCAATGGTTTGCTGAGATGGAACGGGGTGATGCGATTGCCACCACATAA
- a CDS encoding DUF3892 domain-containing protein: protein MNGQETFVAVQKNHQGDIIGFKTSKGRILSYRRALMEVEKGAIAGVHVVTEHDGERYIRSNPDGDPSNNLDQLPPFS from the coding sequence ATGAACGGACAAGAAACATTTGTCGCCGTCCAAAAAAATCATCAAGGCGACATTATTGGATTTAAAACATCCAAAGGGCGCATATTATCATATCGCAGAGCATTAATGGAAGTGGAAAAAGGGGCGATTGCCGGTGTCCACGTCGTTACCGAGCACGACGGAGAACGATATATACGCTCCAATCCCGACGGAGATCCCTCCAACAATCTTGATCAACTTCCTCCGTTTTCCTAA
- a CDS encoding DUF6338 family protein, producing the protein MSNIGFTELTVRLLFLFLPGIVSTIIIDTLTSHRRNQLFHFVIHSFLLGVASYFVVFLLVSLINYSAQLLGRYSTLKSTFMDSLLNNDVQINVIEVFLSTVVGALLAILFVAIINQKILYKISNWLHISNKHGDEDIWEFLFNSNDVEWVNIRDLESKIVYQGAVSAFSHKDDKRELVLSQVKVFKDDESGELRELYDMSFVYFNFDVNSKIIIEIDKRGEENDE; encoded by the coding sequence GTGAGTAATATAGGATTCACTGAATTAACTGTAAGGTTACTGTTTTTATTTTTGCCAGGAATTGTTTCAACTATCATAATTGATACTTTAACAAGCCATAGGAGAAACCAACTTTTTCACTTCGTTATCCATTCGTTTTTACTCGGAGTAGCCTCGTATTTTGTAGTTTTCTTATTGGTTTCATTAATAAATTATTCCGCTCAACTACTAGGTAGGTATTCAACTCTCAAATCAACTTTTATGGATTCTCTTTTAAACAATGATGTACAGATTAATGTCATCGAAGTATTCCTCTCAACCGTTGTCGGTGCTTTGTTAGCTATTTTGTTTGTTGCAATCATCAACCAAAAAATTCTATATAAAATTTCAAACTGGTTACATATATCCAATAAGCATGGAGATGAAGATATCTGGGAATTCTTATTTAACTCTAATGATGTGGAGTGGGTTAATATACGTGATTTGGAATCTAAAATTGTTTATCAAGGTGCTGTATCGGCATTTTCGCATAAAGATGATAAAAGAGAACTTGTTTTATCACAAGTCAAGGTTTTTAAGGATGACGAAAGCGGAGAATTAAGGGAACTGTATGATATGTCGTTTGTCTATTTTAATTTTGATGTTAATTCGAAAATCATTATAGAAATAGATAAGAGAGGAGAGGAAAATGATGAGTAG
- the metA gene encoding homoserine O-succinyltransferase, translating to MPINIPKDLPAKEILEQENIFVMDEERAYSQDIRPLNIVILNLMPQKEKTETQLLRLLGNSPLQVNVTFLRPATHEPKTTSKHHLEQFYTVFSQIRHRKFDGMIITGAPVEQMPFEEVTYWDELTEIMEWTKTHITSTLHICWGAQAGLYYHYGIPKYPLPRKCFGIFEHTLEVKNVKLLRGFDDVFRVPHSRHTDVKREDIEKVPELMILSASEKAGVCLVASNDGKQIFLTGHPEYDATTLKEEYERDLAKGLPIHIPESYFPNDDPTKQPLNTWRSHANLLFVNWLNYYVYQETPYVWE from the coding sequence TTGCCAATTAACATTCCGAAAGATTTACCAGCAAAAGAAATATTGGAACAAGAAAATATTTTCGTAATGGATGAGGAACGGGCGTATTCTCAAGATATCCGTCCGTTAAATATAGTCATTTTAAATTTAATGCCCCAAAAAGAAAAAACAGAAACACAGCTATTGCGTCTTCTTGGCAATTCACCGCTTCAAGTCAATGTGACGTTTTTGCGCCCGGCAACACACGAGCCGAAAACGACAAGCAAGCACCATCTTGAGCAATTTTATACGGTCTTTTCACAAATTCGCCATCGAAAATTCGACGGAATGATTATCACTGGCGCCCCTGTCGAACAAATGCCGTTTGAAGAAGTAACGTATTGGGACGAACTTACTGAAATTATGGAATGGACAAAAACGCATATCACTTCCACTCTACATATTTGCTGGGGAGCGCAAGCGGGACTTTATTATCATTACGGCATTCCAAAATACCCGCTTCCGCGAAAATGCTTCGGCATTTTCGAACATACGCTTGAAGTGAAAAACGTCAAACTGCTGCGCGGATTTGACGACGTATTTCGTGTACCGCACTCGCGCCATACCGACGTAAAGCGCGAAGATATTGAGAAAGTCCCGGAATTGATGATTTTATCTGCTTCTGAAAAGGCGGGGGTATGTTTAGTTGCATCGAATGATGGAAAGCAAATCTTTTTAACCGGCCATCCGGAATACGACGCCACGACATTAAAAGAGGAATATGAACGGGATTTAGCCAAAGGCCTGCCGATTCACATTCCAGAATCGTACTTCCCAAACGACGATCCGACGAAACAGCCGCTCAATACTTGGCGCTCACATGCAAATTTATTGTTTGTCAACTGGCTGAACTATTACGTTTATCAAGAAACGCCATATGTGTGGGAATGA
- a CDS encoding phage terminase small subunit-related protein — MPRQSGPRRDAAFEVWKAIGGERKRKDIAAQLSVSRCTSPKVEWEQKWKGNI, encoded by the coding sequence ATGCCAAGACAAAGCGGCCCAAGACGAGATGCAGCATTTGAGGTATGGAAAGCAATCGGCGGTGAGAGGAAACGAAAGGATATTGCCGCTCAGTTAAGTGTATCCCGATGCACAAGTCCGAAAGTGGAATGGGAACAAAAATGGAAGGGGAACATTTGA
- the lepB gene encoding signal peptidase I — protein sequence MKTNINKEIFSWVKSILFSLVIVAICRYFIFSPSTVHGESMFPTFKDHEKIIISKVSKLEHFDVIVFHAPDSDANYIKRIIGLPGDRIEVKDDILYINGKPYKEPYLKPNRKNLFHGIKLTGDFTLKEITGKSEVPKGYLFVMGDNRLVSKDSRHFKFIPIKSVIGEVKFRYYPLKEIGIPE from the coding sequence TTGAAGACAAATATAAACAAAGAGATATTTTCATGGGTGAAATCTATATTATTCTCATTGGTTATAGTTGCAATTTGTCGTTACTTCATATTTTCTCCTTCTACCGTTCACGGAGAATCGATGTTTCCAACATTTAAAGATCATGAAAAAATTATAATTAGCAAAGTTAGCAAATTAGAGCATTTCGATGTGATTGTATTTCATGCCCCGGATTCGGATGCAAACTATATAAAAAGGATTATCGGTCTTCCTGGAGATCGTATTGAAGTAAAAGATGACATACTATACATTAACGGCAAGCCTTATAAAGAACCATATTTAAAGCCTAATAGAAAGAATCTATTCCATGGCATTAAATTAACAGGTGATTTTACATTAAAAGAAATAACTGGAAAATCAGAAGTACCAAAAGGTTATCTCTTTGTAATGGGAGATAATAGATTGGTTAGCAAGGATAGTAGACATTTTAAATTCATACCGATTAAATCTGTTATTGGTGAGGTAAAGTTCAGATATTACCCTTTAAAAGAAATAGGAATTCCTGAATAA
- a CDS encoding cobyric acid synthase — protein sequence MAKALPIMFQGTHSDAGKSIIATAFCRIFAQNGWKTAPFKSQNMSLNSYVTVDGKEIGRAQGIQAEAAGVAATTDMNPILIKPSREHESQIIVHGRPYKNMQAFAYRNEFFEHGLSIIRKSLGVLMNEYDRLVIEGAGSPAEINLNDRELVNMRVARMANAPVILVGDIERGGVFASLVGTLQLLDKEDRKRIIGVIINKFRGDLALLKPGLDWFEQYTGVPVLGVVPYLEDLHIDAEDSVSLEQMSATVNPDKDIDIAVIRCPKISNFTDVDPFLAEPDCHVRFVTTAAQLGKPDLLILPGSKNTIEDLLYMKKQGIAEQIVKLYKYHSTTIVGICGGYQMLGARIRDPFGVETPLEEISGLNLLPMETTLERKKTTVLSEGILTFAGERFSVKGYEIHMGRSQPLDGDYIPFVDVQGRGEGAKSKDDRVLGTYFHDLFHNDAFREALLNNIRRRKGLAPIYGRQSFRTIREQAFDRLANHVKRHVRIDEIEEKMHAFQKGDV from the coding sequence ATGGCTAAAGCGTTGCCGATTATGTTTCAAGGAACGCATTCCGATGCGGGAAAAAGCATTATCGCCACGGCGTTTTGCCGCATTTTCGCGCAAAACGGCTGGAAAACGGCGCCGTTTAAATCACAAAATATGTCTCTTAATTCGTATGTTACGGTCGATGGCAAAGAAATCGGGCGGGCGCAAGGAATCCAAGCGGAGGCGGCCGGCGTTGCCGCGACGACCGATATGAACCCGATTTTAATTAAACCGAGCCGCGAGCATGAATCGCAAATCATCGTGCACGGACGGCCGTATAAAAATATGCAGGCGTTCGCGTACCGCAACGAATTTTTCGAACATGGATTAAGCATTATCCGCAAGTCGCTGGGCGTTTTAATGAATGAGTATGATCGGCTTGTTATTGAAGGGGCGGGAAGCCCGGCGGAAATCAATTTAAACGACCGCGAACTTGTCAACATGCGCGTCGCCCGCATGGCAAACGCGCCGGTAATATTAGTCGGCGATATCGAACGCGGCGGCGTGTTTGCCAGTTTAGTAGGGACGTTGCAGCTGCTTGACAAAGAAGACCGCAAGAGGATCATCGGCGTGATTATTAATAAGTTCCGCGGCGATTTGGCGCTGTTGAAGCCGGGGCTCGACTGGTTTGAGCAATATACGGGCGTTCCGGTGTTAGGCGTCGTTCCATATTTAGAAGATTTACATATTGACGCGGAAGACTCGGTTAGTTTAGAACAAATGTCCGCAACCGTCAATCCGGACAAAGACATTGATATTGCAGTGATCCGCTGTCCGAAAATCTCTAATTTCACGGATGTCGATCCGTTTTTGGCCGAACCGGACTGCCACGTCCGTTTTGTGACGACGGCCGCGCAGCTTGGAAAGCCCGATTTGCTTATTTTACCAGGAAGCAAAAATACAATAGAAGACTTGCTATATATGAAGAAACAAGGCATTGCCGAGCAAATTGTAAAACTTTATAAATATCATTCTACGACGATTGTTGGAATATGCGGCGGCTATCAAATGTTAGGCGCCCGCATTCGCGATCCATTTGGTGTGGAAACGCCGCTAGAGGAAATTTCTGGATTAAATCTGCTTCCGATGGAAACGACACTGGAGCGTAAAAAAACAACCGTTCTTTCAGAAGGGATATTGACATTTGCCGGTGAGCGTTTTTCCGTAAAAGGGTATGAGATTCATATGGGTCGTTCGCAGCCGCTTGACGGAGATTATATCCCTTTTGTCGACGTTCAAGGGCGTGGGGAAGGCGCGAAAAGCAAAGACGATCGGGTGTTAGGCACGTATTTTCACGATCTTTTTCATAACGATGCGTTTCGTGAGGCGCTATTGAACAATATTCGCCGCCGGAAAGGATTGGCGCCCATTTACGGGCGTCAGTCGTTTCGCACCATCAGAGAGCAGGCTTTTGATCGCCTTGCCAATCATGTGAAGCGGCACGTCCGCATTGATGAAATTGAAGAAAAAATGCATGCGTTTCAAAAGGGGGATGTGTAA
- the cobT gene encoding nicotinate-nucleotide--dimethylbenzimidazole phosphoribosyltransferase, with protein sequence MLFSIPKLNKEIGKEARAYVDQLTKPVGSLGRLEKLAVELAEMTGTKFPNVSPPGVLVFAADHGVAKEGVSAFPPEVTAQMVGNFVQGGAAINVFSRQIGAIFAIVDVGVAAPIELEAVISKKVRHGTNNFCEMEAMSSAEAEQALIVGYEQAKEIINKGARTLIVGEMGIGNTTTASAILTAVSGKPIEQLVGRGTGISEEKLAHKANVIRRALSLHKPDPSKPIELLSKIGGLEIAAIAGAMLAAAERRVPILLDGFICTVAALVAKLFAPAVADYMIAGHRSPEMGHQVALELLGKEPLIDLNMRLGEGSGAAVAFPLLAFATAMVKEMATFASAHISHSVEGEGKQ encoded by the coding sequence ATGTTATTTTCGATTCCAAAGCTGAATAAAGAAATAGGAAAAGAGGCACGCGCTTACGTCGACCAATTGACAAAGCCGGTTGGCAGTCTTGGCCGTTTAGAGAAGTTAGCGGTCGAGTTGGCGGAAATGACAGGGACTAAATTTCCCAATGTTTCCCCGCCTGGCGTGCTTGTATTTGCCGCGGACCACGGTGTTGCGAAAGAAGGGGTGTCAGCATTTCCGCCGGAAGTGACGGCGCAAATGGTAGGGAATTTTGTTCAAGGCGGCGCGGCGATTAATGTATTCAGCCGGCAAATTGGCGCAATATTTGCCATTGTTGATGTTGGAGTCGCTGCACCGATTGAACTTGAAGCGGTAATTTCGAAAAAAGTGCGGCACGGCACCAACAATTTTTGCGAAATGGAAGCGATGAGCAGCGCGGAAGCGGAACAAGCGCTAATCGTTGGTTACGAACAAGCGAAGGAGATCATCAATAAAGGCGCTCGTACTCTTATTGTCGGCGAAATGGGCATCGGCAACACGACTACCGCAAGCGCGATTCTAACGGCGGTGAGCGGCAAGCCAATCGAACAACTTGTCGGGAGGGGAACGGGCATTTCCGAAGAGAAGCTAGCCCATAAAGCAAATGTCATTCGCCGCGCATTGTCGCTTCATAAACCTGATCCGTCCAAACCGATAGAATTATTATCCAAAATCGGCGGATTGGAAATCGCTGCGATAGCAGGAGCGATGTTGGCGGCAGCGGAGCGTCGTGTTCCGATTTTATTGGACGGGTTCATCTGTACGGTTGCCGCGCTTGTCGCTAAGCTTTTCGCTCCCGCTGTTGCCGATTATATGATTGCCGGCCATCGTTCTCCAGAAATGGGGCATCAAGTGGCTCTTGAATTATTAGGAAAAGAGCCGCTCATCGATTTAAACATGCGCCTTGGCGAAGGAAGCGGGGCGGCGGTCGCATTTCCGCTGTTGGCATTTGCGACGGCGATGGTTAAAGAAATGGCGACATTTGCTTCTGCACATATTTCCCATTCTGTAGAAGGAGAAGGAAAACAATGA
- a CDS encoding radical SAM protein yields MNVEFFYKYPKTLLNKGTGFLSGYSHSLNPYAGCAFGCSYCYVRQMPISVFRKKEWGTWVDIKKEAADLLRKELERAKNKGKVTIFMSSSTDPYQPIEYKEKITRSLLEVMAENQPDFLFVQTRSPLVCRDIDLFLLLKDRVRVSMTIETDREDIRKLFTPYAPPISARLKALQLLADAGVPTQAAIAPVLPSSEEFPETLKKLVDRVCVDDYFMGDGSGGKRTKNLGIFSMYKELGLEEWCDPSAYRIVYDRLKKVFSDEQIYLSQKGFLPS; encoded by the coding sequence GTGAACGTTGAATTTTTTTACAAATACCCAAAAACCCTTCTTAATAAAGGAACAGGATTTCTTTCCGGTTATAGTCATTCTTTGAATCCATATGCTGGTTGTGCATTTGGTTGTTCATACTGCTATGTGCGTCAAATGCCTATTTCGGTATTTCGTAAGAAGGAATGGGGAACATGGGTAGACATAAAAAAGGAAGCGGCAGATTTGCTGCGCAAAGAGCTGGAGAGAGCAAAAAATAAAGGGAAAGTGACGATTTTTATGTCATCTAGCACAGACCCTTATCAGCCTATTGAGTATAAGGAGAAAATAACAAGATCCTTGTTGGAAGTAATGGCGGAAAATCAACCGGATTTTTTATTCGTACAGACACGGAGCCCTTTAGTATGTAGAGATATTGATTTATTTCTGCTTTTAAAGGATAGAGTCCGAGTTAGCATGACCATTGAAACAGACAGGGAAGATATACGTAAACTTTTTACGCCTTATGCCCCGCCGATTAGCGCTAGATTAAAGGCACTGCAACTTTTGGCAGATGCAGGTGTGCCGACTCAAGCCGCAATCGCCCCTGTATTGCCTAGCAGTGAAGAGTTTCCAGAAACATTAAAGAAATTAGTCGATCGTGTCTGTGTGGATGATTATTTCATGGGAGACGGCAGTGGAGGAAAACGAACCAAAAATTTAGGCATTTTTTCTATGTACAAAGAATTAGGTTTGGAAGAATGGTGTGATCCTTCCGCATATCGCATCGTGTATGACAGACTAAAAAAGGTATTCTCCGATGAACAAATTTATTTGAGTCAAAAAGGCTTCTTGCCTTCATAG
- the cobO gene encoding cob(I)yrinic acid a,c-diamide adenosyltransferase produces MRLPPHKTKGRVIVYTGDGKGKTTAALGLAIRAAGRGKKAAVIQFIKSPERTYGEQLIFQKLGIEMYPMGAGFTWTKTPEAHRRALKAAWELTKEKVLSGMYDLMILDELNNALAIDRFPVDDIISIQKVLQLIEKRPPALHLVITGRSAKRELIEAADIVTEMKLVKHDYEQGVTAMKGIEF; encoded by the coding sequence ATGCGATTGCCACCACATAAAACGAAAGGGCGCGTCATCGTTTATACGGGGGACGGAAAAGGCAAAACGACCGCTGCGCTCGGGTTGGCGATACGGGCTGCAGGAAGAGGAAAAAAAGCCGCCGTCATTCAGTTTATCAAGTCGCCCGAACGAACGTATGGCGAACAGCTTATTTTTCAAAAACTCGGCATCGAAATGTATCCAATGGGCGCCGGGTTTACATGGACGAAAACGCCGGAAGCGCATCGGCGGGCGTTGAAGGCGGCATGGGAGTTGACGAAAGAAAAAGTGCTTTCAGGCATGTACGACTTAATGATTTTGGATGAATTGAACAATGCGCTGGCGATTGACCGGTTTCCGGTCGATGATATCATTTCCATTCAAAAGGTGCTTCAATTAATAGAAAAGCGCCCTCCCGCGCTTCATTTAGTGATCACCGGCCGTTCGGCGAAGCGGGAATTAATCGAGGCAGCCGACATTGTTACAGAGATGAAGCTGGTCAAACATGATTATGAGCAAGGCGTTACGGCGATGAAAGGGATTGAGTTTTAG
- a CDS encoding C40 family peptidase: MSISLSVPKWLLTVLSILSLVVAFIFGTVSNASATINYGEEVAAVANDYVGSPYKYGGTTPKGFDASGFTQYVYKNAATKLAIPRTSAAQYKVGKFVKQSALQRGDLVFYATGAKGKVSFVGIYNGNGTFIGATSKGVKVVKMSDKYWKDRYIGAKRVIK, encoded by the coding sequence ATGAGCATAAGTTTATCGGTTCCAAAATGGTTATTAACAGTTTTATCAATTTTATCTTTAGTCGTAGCATTTATCTTCGGTACCGTTTCCAATGCATCAGCAACAATTAACTATGGGGAGGAAGTCGCGGCAGTAGCAAATGACTATGTAGGAAGCCCATATAAATATGGAGGTACAACGCCAAAAGGATTTGATGCGAGTGGCTTTACTCAGTATGTGTATAAAAATGCTGCAACCAAATTGGCTATTCCGCGAACGAGTGCCGCACAGTATAAAGTCGGCAAGTTTGTTAAACAAAGTGCGTTACAAAGAGGCGATTTAGTGTTTTATGCAACAGGAGCAAAAGGAAAGGTATCCTTTGTGGGAATTTATAATGGAAATGGTACGTTTATTGGTGCAACATCAAAAGGGGTAAAAGTGGTTAAAATGAGTGATAAATATTGGAAAGACCGGTATATAGGGGCTAAGCGAGTCATTAAGTAA
- a CDS encoding bifunctional transcriptional activator/DNA repair enzyme AdaA, producing MKNKTQQEHEDIPIATKNASETDITDEIWQAIVRNDSSYDDKFFYGVKTTGIFCRPSCKSRPPKKENVRIFQNAQQALSENFRPCKRCKPTGQRLPDEEWVAQIAQFIDTNYREALTLKTLANMCHGSPYHLHRTFKRIKGITPAQYIRQTRISKAVHSLVNSDKTITEIALAVGIPNTAYFITLFKKETGYTPADYRQLISNNINDGSVK from the coding sequence ATGAAGAATAAAACACAGCAAGAACATGAAGATATTCCAATCGCAACCAAGAACGCTAGTGAAACAGATATAACAGATGAAATATGGCAAGCGATCGTGCGCAACGATTCGTCCTATGACGATAAATTTTTTTACGGCGTAAAGACTACCGGTATTTTTTGCCGTCCTTCTTGCAAATCCCGTCCCCCAAAAAAGGAAAACGTCCGCATCTTTCAAAATGCGCAACAAGCTCTATCAGAAAATTTCCGACCATGCAAACGATGCAAACCGACCGGACAACGGTTGCCGGATGAAGAATGGGTGGCCCAAATCGCACAATTCATTGACACGAATTACAGGGAAGCTTTAACGCTGAAAACGTTGGCGAATATGTGCCACGGCAGTCCCTATCATTTGCACCGTACGTTTAAACGGATAAAGGGGATCACCCCAGCCCAGTATATCCGGCAAACAAGAATTTCCAAAGCCGTTCATTCTCTTGTCAATTCGGATAAAACTATTACAGAAATTGCCTTGGCAGTAGGCATTCCTAATACAGCATACTTTATCACTTTATTTAAAAAAGAAACAGGTTATACGCCTGCAGATTACCGCCAATTAATTAGCAATAACATAAACGATGGGAGCGTTAAATAA
- a CDS encoding cobyrinate a,c-diamide synthase → MRRIVIAGTESGVGKTTVTIGLMAALRKKGYAVQGFKCGPDYIDPTYHTAVTGRRSRNLDSWMVGHEAVRAICAKGCVGADIAIIEGVMGLFDGKRPTTNEGTTAEISVLTKSPVLLVIDCSGMARSAAAVVRGFQTFDKRVRIAGVIANRVGSEGHFRLVKTAIEQECGIPVIGFLTKDDALHIPERHLGLIPSIERGDLDGFFAELGERVAETVDLNALLKLAEAPALNAPRSYVDVNKSYDVRIAVAKDAAFHFYYPENLELLQAYGAELVFFSPLAGEPLPDDVDGLYIGGGFPEEFAKQLSEQRSVKQSIKAAIESGLPTLAECGGFMFLTEAIETTDGSRYDMVGVIPGRVVMHPKLIALGYREVKGEQGNFLLPEGLRARGHEFHYSTYEAGGEIPFAYETTGLRGVKKDGYQRQNLIAGYVHFHFASCPPMVENWLKRCKKVKEHG, encoded by the coding sequence ATGCGAAGAATCGTGATCGCCGGGACAGAAAGCGGCGTCGGAAAAACTACTGTAACCATTGGGCTGATGGCGGCGTTAAGAAAAAAAGGCTACGCCGTGCAAGGATTTAAATGCGGTCCGGATTATATTGACCCGACCTATCATACCGCTGTCACGGGAAGACGATCGCGCAACCTCGACAGTTGGATGGTCGGCCACGAAGCGGTTCGAGCGATTTGCGCAAAAGGCTGTGTAGGGGCGGACATCGCCATTATCGAAGGGGTCATGGGACTGTTTGACGGAAAGCGGCCGACGACAAACGAAGGAACGACGGCGGAAATCAGCGTTTTGACGAAAAGCCCGGTGTTGCTTGTCATCGACTGTTCCGGAATGGCACGGAGCGCGGCGGCGGTTGTCCGCGGCTTTCAAACGTTTGATAAACGCGTGCGCATTGCGGGAGTGATTGCCAACCGCGTCGGCAGTGAGGGGCATTTTCGCCTTGTGAAAACGGCGATTGAACAAGAATGCGGCATTCCAGTGATCGGATTTTTAACCAAAGATGATGCGCTTCACATTCCGGAACGGCATTTAGGCCTCATTCCGTCGATAGAGCGCGGAGATTTGGATGGCTTTTTTGCGGAATTAGGGGAGCGCGTCGCCGAGACGGTCGACCTTAACGCATTGCTTAAGCTGGCGGAAGCTCCGGCATTGAACGCGCCTCGATCGTATGTCGATGTAAACAAATCGTATGATGTGCGGATCGCGGTCGCCAAAGACGCGGCGTTTCATTTTTACTATCCGGAAAATTTAGAGCTGTTACAAGCGTATGGAGCCGAGTTGGTCTTTTTCTCCCCGCTTGCCGGCGAGCCGCTGCCGGACGATGTCGATGGGTTGTATATTGGCGGCGGATTTCCCGAAGAATTCGCAAAACAGCTGTCCGAACAGCGAAGCGTCAAACAGTCGATCAAAGCCGCGATCGAAAGCGGGCTTCCGACATTGGCGGAATGCGGGGGATTTATGTTTTTAACCGAAGCCATTGAAACGACGGATGGTTCGCGTTATGACATGGTCGGCGTCATTCCGGGGCGCGTCGTCATGCATCCGAAGCTCATCGCGCTCGGCTATCGCGAAGTTAAGGGAGAACAAGGAAATTTTTTGCTTCCGGAAGGATTGCGGGCGCGGGGGCATGAGTTCCATTATTCTACGTACGAAGCGGGAGGCGAGATTCCATTTGCGTATGAAACAACGGGATTGCGCGGTGTGAAAAAAGACGGCTATCAGCGGCAAAATTTAATTGCAGGCTATGTCCATTTTCATTTTGCTTCTTGCCCGCCAATGGTCGAAAATTGGCTGAAGCGATGCAAGAAGGTGAAAGAACATGGCTAA
- a CDS encoding YnfA family protein: protein MFYAIILFVLAGIAEIGGGYLIWLWLREGKPFYWGVFGGLSLALYGVIATFQSFPSFGRVYAAYGGVFIVLSVLWGWLIDKKTPDLYDWIGAVICLIGVSVMLWAPRQ, encoded by the coding sequence ATGTTTTATGCAATTATCTTGTTTGTGCTTGCTGGAATCGCTGAAATTGGCGGGGGTTATCTTATTTGGCTATGGTTAAGAGAAGGTAAGCCATTTTATTGGGGTGTCTTTGGTGGATTATCTCTGGCTTTATATGGTGTTATTGCTACATTTCAATCATTTCCATCGTTTGGTAGAGTTTATGCTGCTTATGGCGGGGTGTTTATCGTTCTTTCTGTATTATGGGGTTGGTTGATTGATAAGAAAACGCCTGATTTATACGATTGGATTGGTGCAGTTATTTGTTTAATAGGGGTTTCCGTCATGCTATGGGCACCACGGCAATAA